The following coding sequences lie in one Pectobacterium sp. A5351 genomic window:
- a CDS encoding YnjH family protein, translating to MKSLVSLCFASVMLVLPTLAQANRGGTDIVVPVPPEVWGAGTTVREQSNNCLRCCVYENRNYSEGAVLKVEGVILQCVRDKQTLGTNNLIWQLIKQ from the coding sequence ATGAAATCGTTAGTGTCTTTGTGTTTCGCCAGTGTGATGCTGGTGCTGCCCACGCTGGCGCAGGCGAATCGCGGCGGGACGGATATTGTCGTTCCCGTACCACCGGAAGTGTGGGGTGCCGGGACGACGGTGCGTGAGCAAAGTAACAACTGCCTGCGCTGCTGTGTGTATGAAAATCGGAACTATTCCGAAGGCGCGGTGCTGAAGGTCGAAGGTGTGATTCTGCAATGCGTGCGGGACAAGCAAACGTTGGGAACGAATAACCTGATATGGCAGTTGATTAAGCAATAA